A single genomic interval of Sebastes umbrosus isolate fSebUmb1 chromosome 11, fSebUmb1.pri, whole genome shotgun sequence harbors:
- the LOC119496896 gene encoding uncharacterized protein LOC119496896 has protein sequence MAQMKPGARSPLMEVAVGFALGAVGGCILGATEDPVDRTLAALTAAGPLRPVMEEVGTVGALGLGTLIGATALTAAMTSVVAGVILAAAVASVFVATRSCGASHVDSVGLWAAAGFAGAFGTTLSGATLGVAIEWIVKNCGMVGLLWALSIFTLIKPPLHFVFKLLWKQGEACCTLGSVVWDRERNRIETAELQHRQRVAGQMEERIRTLENGGGAGGTEHVTTWATERRLREEIERKKMESEEAEMEQRTIQDWINTVVIKYVDFLAFSGIPMTVVAIVTSGFGVFGYGSHPSVFIVLLALVAVIGYLLMKSSDFKFWMLIGCMGMLATFLIAMLTLHAGQEVVTNAAKMRAAGKGQSRENISARINRQSSLEALNAAFFVAKVCELGLGATVGGPLVRRAAGEVKVIAGAALVAGGLLAGVEVLAPVLGEGGKAGALLGVVGAAGVSVGAAAAVASRSSSWLGTLGTIAGLVIGALAMGKWHIVNIGLQVPVAYVFAMTNPF, from the exons ATGGCACAGATGAAACCAG GAGCTAGGAGCCCGTTGATGGAGGTCGCTGTGGGTTTCGCACTGGGAGCAGTGGGAGGCTGCATACTGGGAGCCACAGAGGACCCAGTGGACAGGACCCTGGCAGCGCTGACTGCAGCCGGTCCACTTAGACCGGTGATGGAGGAAGTTGGGACAGTGGGTGCTCTGGGGCTGGGGACCCTTATCGGAGCCACAGCGCTGACCGCGGCGATGACCTCAGTAGTAGCCGGTGTGATTCTGGCAGCGGCGGTAGCTTCGGTGTTTGTGGCCACAAGAAGCTGCGGCGCCTCCCACGTGGACTCTGTTGGCTTGTGGGCAGCAGCGGGATTTGCCGGGGCCTTCGGGACCACTCTCAGTGGAGCCACGCTCGGGGTCGCCATCGAATGGATTGTGAAGAATTGTGGCATGGTGGGCCTTCTGTGGGCGTTAAGCATTTTCACCTTGATCAAACCGCCGCTGCACTTTGTATTCAAGCTCCTCTGGAAGCAGGGAGAGGCCTGTTGCACTCTGGGATCTGTAGTCTGGGACAGGGAGAGGAATCGCATTGAGACTGCAGAGTTGCAGCACAGGCAGAGAGTGGCTGGgcagatggaggagaggatcCGGACGCTGGAGAACGGAGGCGGCGCCGGCGGGACGGAGCACGTGACGACGTGGGCCACCGAGCGAAGGCTGAGAGAAGAGatagagaggaagaaaatggaGAGTGAAGAGGCAGAGATGGAGCAAAGAACCATCCAAGACTGGATCAACACAGTGGTGATCAAATATGTGGACTTCTTGGCTTTCTCGGGGATACCGATGACAGTGGTTGCCATAGTAACATCAGGGTTTGGGGTGTTTGGCTACGGAAGCCACCCGTCTGTGTTTATAGTGCTTCTGGCTTTGGTTGCAGTCATAGGCTATTTGCTAATGAAATCTTCTGACTTTAAGTTCTGGATGTTGATAGGATGCATGGGGATGCTCGCAACATTCCTCATCGCCATGCTCACCCTACACGCCGGGCAGGAGGTCGTGACGAATGCCGCCAAGATGCGAGCGGCAGGGAAGGGTCAGTCCAGAGAAAACATCAGCGCTCGTATTAACCGCCAATCCTCTCTGGAGGCTTTGAACGCAGCTTTCTTTGTGGCAAAAGTGTGTGAGTTGGGTCTGGGGGCTACGGTGGGGGGTCCGCTGGTGAGACGAGCAGCCGGAGAGGTGAAAGTTATAGCGGGGGCGGCTTTAGTGGCGGGGGGCTTACTGGCAGGAGTGGAGGTTTTAGCCCCGGTGCTGGGAGAAGGGGGGAAAGCGGGGGCGTTGCTGGGGGTGGTGGGGGCAGCAGGGGTGTCCGTGGGTGCAGCGGCGGCTGTGGCCAGCAGGTCGTCCTCATGGCTGGGAACTTTGGGAACGATAGCAGGGTTGGTTATAGGAGCCTTAGCGATGGGAAAATGGCATATTGTCAACATCGGCCTCCAGGTGCCTGTGGCCTACGTCTTCGCTATGACCAATCCATTTTAA